In Blautia sp. SC05B48, a single genomic region encodes these proteins:
- the smpB gene encoding SsrA-binding protein SmpB yields the protein MAKKTGMKLIANNKKAFHDYFIEDTYEAGIALAGTEVKSLRSGKCSIKEAFVRVENGEVYVYGMHITPYEKGNIFNKDPLRVRKLLLHRYEINKIEAKLKEKGLTLVPLKVYFKDSLVKIEIGMARGKKLYDKRQDIAKKDQRREAERDFKVKNLY from the coding sequence ATGGCAAAAAAAACAGGAATGAAACTGATCGCAAATAATAAAAAGGCTTTTCATGATTATTTTATAGAGGATACTTATGAGGCCGGGATCGCACTTGCAGGAACCGAGGTGAAATCCTTACGTTCCGGTAAATGCAGCATCAAGGAGGCCTTTGTCCGTGTGGAAAACGGAGAAGTTTATGTATATGGAATGCATATCACTCCTTATGAGAAAGGAAACATTTTTAACAAAGATCCTCTTCGTGTGCGTAAGCTTTTGCTGCATCGCTACGAGATCAATAAGATCGAAGCTAAATTAAAGGAAAAAGGATTGACTTTGGTACCACTGAAGGTTTATTTCAAGGACAGCCTGGTAAAAATAGAGATTGGCATGGCACGTGGTAAAAAGCTTTATGACAAGCGCCAGGATATTGCAAAGAAGGATCAGAGAAGAGAAGCGGAGCGAGACTTTAAAGTAAAAAATCTTTATTGA
- a CDS encoding acyl-CoA thioesterase: MTEIQDRRKKTVEASMTEQVHLIMQQHLNGGGRLFGGALMQWLDEVAGVVAMRHAETYRVVTAAVDNLQFKHAIYEGEIVVLKGYVTYVGRTSMEVEIDTYVEQPDGMRHTVNRAFFVMVAVDEDQKPIQVPELIITTEAEKARNEAAKMRRDMRRQRRENGF, encoded by the coding sequence ATGACAGAGATACAGGATAGACGTAAAAAAACGGTAGAAGCATCGATGACGGAGCAGGTTCATCTGATCATGCAGCAGCATCTGAACGGAGGCGGAAGACTTTTTGGCGGAGCGCTGATGCAGTGGCTGGATGAGGTTGCCGGAGTGGTAGCTATGCGTCATGCGGAGACATATCGGGTGGTAACTGCGGCAGTGGACAATCTTCAGTTCAAGCATGCAATCTATGAGGGAGAGATCGTAGTACTTAAGGGATATGTGACTTATGTGGGAAGAACTTCCATGGAGGTCGAGATCGATACGTATGTGGAACAGCCGGATGGCATGCGTCATACTGTAAACCGGGCATTTTTTGTGATGGTGGCTGTAGATGAAGACCAGAAACCGATCCAGGTGCCGGAACTGATCATTACCACAGAAGCGGAAAAAGCCCGGAATGAAGCTGCGAAAATGCGCCGTGATATGCGCAGACAGCGAAGGGAAAACGGGTTCTGA